In Sorghum bicolor cultivar BTx623 chromosome 10, Sorghum_bicolor_NCBIv3, whole genome shotgun sequence, one genomic interval encodes:
- the LOC8070781 gene encoding cyclin-D3-1, which yields MTPRFDFAASVLLCSEDSTTIFDLEEEEEREGISCVLRPPPRHANAPSGALSIDFPLQSESCIEAYLVREEHHLPMEGYADRLLLQQPGGSDLVAIRNSAIDWIWKVHEYYKLGPLTVVLSVNYMDRFLSVYHNALEKDWMTQLLTVACLSLAAKMEETIVFNPLDLQVVDAEYVFEPNTIHTMEILVLNTLSWRMQAVTPCSFIDYYLHKFSDGDVSEIILSRAVELILSTSKVAELLVFRPSEVAASIALVALGKHDSSVLESVATCRKELRKERVLGCYKIVQDKIVMGDIIIKSDGSSLFPKQHSPTGVLGVVACESQQSEEISAGAPVCNESSSACKRRRICR from the exons ATGACGCCAAGATTCGACTTTGCTGCATCCGTTCTCCTCTGTTCAGAGGACAGTACCACCATTTTCGACcttgaggaggaggaagaaagagaagggattTCGTGTGTTCttcggccgccgccgcgccatGCCAACGCTCCTTCAGGGGCCTTGTCGATTGACTTCCCCCTGCAGTCAGAGAGCTGCATTGAGGCGTACCTTGTGAGGGAGGAGCATCACCTTCCCATGGAGGGCTACGCTGaccggctgctgctgcagcagccGGGCGGGTCGGATTTGGTGGCCATCAGGAATTCCGCCATTGATTGGATTTGGAAG GTCCATGAGTATTACAAGTTGGGGCCTTTGACGGTGGTCTTGTCAGTGAACTACATGGACCGATTTCTCTCTGTGTACCATAATGCT CTAGAGAAAGATTGGATGACACAACTCTTAACAGTGGCTTGCCTGTCCTTGGCTGCAAAAATGGAGGAAACAATTGTCTTCAATCCCTTAGACTTGCAG GTGGTGGATGCAGAGTATGTGTTTGAGCCTAATACCATACACACAATGGAGATTTTAGTGCTCAATACCTTGAGTTGGAGGATGCAAGCTGTGACTCCTTGCTCATTTATTGACTACTATCTTCACAAATTCAGTGACGGTGATGTGTCCGAAATCATACTCTCTCGCGCGGTTGAACTTATCTTGAGCACATCTAAAG TTGCTGAGCTATTGGTTTTCAGACCATCAGAGGTTGCTGCAAGTATAGCTCTTGTGGCATTGGGGAAACATGATAGTTCAGTACTTGAGAGCGTGGCAACTTGTCGCAAAGAATTAAGAAAG GAAAGAGTATTAGGATGCTATAAAATTGTTCAAGACAAGATTGTTATGGGAGACATTATTATCAAGTCAGATGGCTCTTCACTTTTCCCCAAGCAGCACAGCCCTACAGGCGTTCTCGGTGTAGTTGCATGTGAAAGCCAACAAAGTGAGGAGataagtgctggagctccagtaTGCAATGAAAGTTCATCAGCATGCAAAAGGAGGAGGATTTGCAGATGA
- the LOC110431391 gene encoding uncharacterized protein LOC110431391: MPRRGKSSKPSYGRTTGSPYIHKPLPSGVPVPMCFCGDPCKVEISEDEETYRQRYWMCSNFAWEPTPKQRRSNFITPPPLCDFEQWIDTEVKESDKRLLQGLKEWDAERAEILEKRRREEAQKREHKEEEERRRVAAAREEREKKLERVRRAKAAIDENPDAQRKGKWPRCTQ, encoded by the exons ATGCCACGTCGTGGAAAAAGTAGCAAACCAAG CTATGGCCGGACGACCGGTAGTCCGTACATCCACAAGCCGCTTCCTAGCGGTGTTCCAGTACCTATGTGCTTTTGTGGTGATCCTTGCAAGGTAGAAATTTCGGAAGACGAGGAAACCTATCGGCAGAGGTATTGGATGTGTTCGAATTTTGCCTGGGAGCCTACGCCAAAACAACGCCGCAGTAACTTTATT ACCCCTCCACCATTGTGTGATTTTGAGCAGTGGATCGACACTGAGGTTAAGGAGTCCGACAAGCGGCTTCTACAAGGCCTAAAGGAGTGGGATGCAGAGCGTGCAGAGATATTAGAGAAGAGACGTAGAGAGGAGGCTCAAAAGAGGGAGcacaaggaagaggaggaaagaAGACGTGTTGCTGCGGCTCGGGAGGAGAGGGAAAAGAAGCTTGAGCGTGTGCGCCGAGCGAAGGCAGCGATTGATGAGAATCCAGATGCCCAGAGGAAGGGAAAGTGGCCTCGTTGCACTCAGTAG